The Chryseobacterium wanjuense genome includes a window with the following:
- a CDS encoding type II toxin-antitoxin system ParD family antitoxin, with translation MAKNTSILLGDYFDNFINQQIKSGKYSSASEVIRTALRMFEHEESKKSELINELKKGEKSGFAENFDRKEFLKNLHQKHSAE, from the coding sequence ATGGCAAAAAACACATCCATATTATTAGGCGATTATTTTGATAATTTTATTAATCAACAAATTAAATCTGGCAAATATTCTTCTGCAAGTGAAGTTATAAGAACAGCTTTGAGAATGTTTGAACATGAAGAATCTAAAAAATCAGAATTAATTAATGAATTAAAAAAAGGGGAAAAATCTGGTTTTGCTGAAAATTTTGACCGTAAAGAATTCTTAAAAAATCTTCATCAAAAACATTCTGC
- a CDS encoding DUF4238 domain-containing protein gives MNQSQKHHSLPVFYLKGFTEKNGQFKIFNVQRKEFKQKGKYFSPSTHFYILKDNTITTDFGEDDFMEKLYEKIDNNFAKILQIINANNYENKFGVNENDMPYINNFVSQIYWRSPFNKNIIQDYIKKYKLKELGLKIVDNQGNHNEELSERFKNEPEFYKTYKLYNSLLDSIRGSNCRTQYHIFGRPKELPSICSDFPIIFNKNSAIKVYEDDYIFPLSQNRIFVKRNLTQKFNHQLHYLIDLISLKQSINYVATSDESYIDFLIKLDKENNCTIEEIYLTNLYKILIQF, from the coding sequence ATGAACCAATCTCAAAAACATCACTCCTTACCAGTATTTTACCTTAAAGGATTTACAGAAAAGAATGGACAGTTTAAAATATTTAATGTTCAAAGAAAAGAGTTCAAGCAAAAAGGAAAATATTTTTCTCCTTCTACTCATTTTTATATTTTAAAGGACAACACTATTACAACTGATTTTGGAGAAGATGACTTTATGGAAAAATTATATGAAAAAATTGATAATAATTTTGCAAAAATTCTTCAGATAATCAATGCCAATAATTATGAAAATAAGTTTGGTGTTAATGAAAATGATATGCCTTATATTAATAATTTCGTTAGTCAAATTTATTGGAGGTCACCATTTAATAAAAATATAATTCAGGATTACATTAAAAAATACAAATTAAAAGAATTAGGTCTTAAAATCGTTGATAACCAAGGTAATCACAATGAAGAATTAAGTGAAAGGTTTAAAAATGAACCTGAATTTTATAAAACATACAAACTTTATAATTCTTTATTAGATTCAATTCGCGGATCTAATTGTAGGACACAGTATCATATATTTGGTAGACCAAAAGAGTTGCCTTCAATTTGCTCAGACTTTCCAATAATTTTTAATAAAAATAGTGCTATTAAAGTATATGAAGATGACTACATATTCCCTCTCTCTCAAAATAGAATTTTTGTGAAAAGAAATTTAACTCAAAAATTTAATCATCAATTACATTATCTTATAGATCTAATTTCACTAAAACAATCTATCAACTATGTAGCAACGAGTGATGAAAGTTATATAGACTTTTTAATAAAACTTGATAAGGAAAATAATTGTACAATAGAAGAGATCTATTTAACGAACTTATATAAAATACTAATTCAATTTTGA